Proteins encoded together in one Allomeiothermus silvanus DSM 9946 window:
- a CDS encoding LamG-like jellyroll fold domain-containing protein, with product MKRHLWLSGLLAGLLGACSPSPTISCTTPCPVAHWPLNELPGATSVQDVVANPLFNTGTPKPGSVVAWPGFSGPTSVSGQSGGALYFPGNGDTYVEVPSTPDLNLSYGSLYLEAYVAPVQCGAGAYYPILDKWDKNSANGYTLYLEGVGPGQAQVALRLGGGTFTSSQTFPADFQPPSTGTWTRVAVKVDGTSGTFYVNGNPAGTFTAPAGTTANTLPLWIGAVHTAPAGLFPCEIALDELRVGTVNPIFSGQ from the coding sequence ATGAAACGGCATCTCTGGCTTTCCGGCTTGCTAGCAGGGCTTCTGGGTGCGTGCAGCCCCAGCCCGACGATCTCCTGTACCACCCCCTGCCCCGTGGCCCACTGGCCCCTGAACGAGCTCCCGGGGGCTACCTCGGTCCAGGACGTGGTGGCGAACCCCCTCTTCAACACCGGCACGCCCAAGCCCGGGTCTGTGGTGGCCTGGCCCGGCTTCTCCGGGCCCACCTCGGTCAGCGGGCAGTCCGGGGGAGCCCTCTACTTCCCGGGGAACGGGGACACCTACGTGGAGGTGCCCTCTACCCCGGACCTCAACCTCTCCTACGGAAGCCTCTACCTGGAGGCCTACGTGGCCCCGGTGCAGTGCGGGGCGGGCGCCTACTACCCCATCCTGGACAAGTGGGACAAGAACAGCGCAAACGGGTATACCCTCTACCTGGAGGGCGTGGGTCCGGGGCAGGCGCAGGTGGCCCTTAGGCTCGGCGGGGGAACCTTCACCTCCAGCCAAACCTTCCCCGCCGACTTTCAGCCCCCCTCTACGGGCACCTGGACAAGGGTGGCGGTGAAGGTGGACGGGACGAGCGGCACCTTCTACGTCAACGGGAACCCCGCGGGCACCTTCACCGCTCCTGCAGGGACTACCGCCAATACCCTTCCCCTTTGGATCGGCGCGGTGCACACGGCCCCGGCGGGCCTCTTTCCCTGCGAGATCGCCCTGGACGAGCTGAGGGTGGGCACAGTGAACCCCATCTTTAGCGGCCAGTAA